In a single window of the Portunus trituberculatus isolate SZX2019 chromosome 9, ASM1759143v1, whole genome shotgun sequence genome:
- the LOC123501184 gene encoding sodium/potassium-transporting ATPase subunit alpha-like isoform X2: protein MADTGRTDSYRHATDRNVPDDNRTVKGDPKSKKKNVKGKRKGEKEKDMDNLKQELELDEHKVPIEELFQRLSVNPDTGLTQAEARRRLERDGPNALTPPKQTPEWVKFCKNLFGGFSLLLWIGAILCFIAYSIEAASEEEPNNDNLYLGIVLTAVVIITGIFSYYQESKSSRIMESFKNLVPQYAIVIREGEKLNVQAEELCIGDIIDVKFGDRIPADMRVIEARGFKVDNSSLTGESEPQSRSPEFTSENPLETKNLAFFSTNAVEGTCKGIVINIGDNTVMGRIAGLASGLETGETPIAKEISHFIHIITGVAVFLGVTFFVIAFILGYHWLDAVVFLIGIIVANVPEGLLATVTVCLTLTAKRMAAKNCLVKNLEAVETLGSTSTICSDKTGTLTQNRMTVAHMWFDNTIIEADTSEDQSGCQYDKTSEGWKALSRIAALCNRAEFKTGQEDVPILKREVNGDASEAALLKCVELAIGDVRGWRSRNKKVCEIPFNSTNKYQVSIHETQDKNDLRYLLVMKGAPERILERCSTIFMNGEEKPLDEEMKESFNNAYLELGGLGERVLGFCDYVLPSDKYPLGYPFDADAVNFPVHGLRFVGLMSMIDPPRAAVPDAVAKCRSAGIKVIMVTGDHPITAKAIAKSVGIISEGNETVEDIAQRLNIPIKEVDPREAKAAVVHGSELRDMTSEQLDDVLIHHTEIVFARTSPQQKLIIVEGCQRMGAIVAVTGDGVNDSPALKKADIGVAMGIAGSDVSKQAADMILLDDNFASIVTGVEEGRLIFDNLKKSIAYTLTSNIPEISPFLFFMIASVPLPLGTVTILCIDLGTDMVPAISLAYEAAESDIMKRQPRNPFTDKLVNERLISMAYGQIGMIQALAGFYVYFVIMAENGFLPPILFGIREQWDSKAINDLEDYYGQEWTYHDRKILEYTCHTAFFVAIVVVQWADLIICKTRRNSILHQGMKNMVLNFGLCFETTLAAFLSYTPGMDKGLRMYPLKFYWWLPALPFSLLIFVYDECRRFVLRRNPGGWVEMETYY from the exons ATGGCTGAc ACGGGCAGAACAGATTCGTACCGCCACGCTACGGATCGTAACGTCCCTGATGATAACCGAACTGTGAAGGGAGACCCCAAG tcaaaaaagaagaatgtcaaggggaagaggaaaggggagaaggagaaggatatggACAACCTGAAACAGGAATTGGAACTTGATGAACACAAGGTCCCCATAGAAGAACTCTTTCAGCGCCTCTCCGTCAATCCTGACACA GGTTTGACACAAGCTGAGGCCCGTCGCAGGTTAGAAAGGGATGGCCCCAACGCCCTCACCCCTCCCAAGCAAACTCCAGAATGGGTCAAATTTTGCAAGAACCTGTTTGGTGGATTCTCACTGCTGCTGTGGATTGGTGCCATTCTCTGCTTCATTGCTTACTCCATTGAGGCTGCATCAGAGGAGGAacccaataatgataat CTGTACTTGGGCATTGTGCTCACCGCTGTCGTAATCATCACAGGCATCTTCTCGTACTACCAGGAGAGCAAGAGTTCCCGCATCATGGAGTCCTTCAAAAACCTTGTTCCTCAA TATGCCATTGTCATCCGTGAGGGTGAGAAACTGAATGTGCAGGCTGAAGAACTATGCATAGGTGACATCATTGACGTCAAGTTTGGTGATCGTATCCCTGCTGACATGCGAGTCATTGAAGCTCGAGGTTTCAAG GTCGACAACTCTTCACTCACTGGTGAGTCTGAGCCACAGAGTCGCTCTCCTGAATTCACATCTGAGAATCCTCTTGAGACCAAGAACCTTGCCTTCTTTTCCACCAATGCTGTTGAAG GTACTTGCAAGGGTATTGTAATCAATATTGGTGACAACACTGTGATGGGTCGCATTGCTGGTCTGGCCTCTGGCTTGGAAACTGGAGAGACTCCAATTGCCAAGGAGATCAGTCACTTCATCCACATCATTACTGGTGTGGCCGTCTTCCTGGGTGTTACATTCTTCGTCATTGCCTTCATCCTGG GTTACCATTGGCTGGATGCTGTTGTGTTCCTCATTGGTATCATTGTGGCCAATGTGCCCGAGGGTCTGCTGGCCACTGTCACCGTGTGTCTCACCCTCACTGCCAAGCGTATGGCTGCCAAGAACTGCTTGGTGAAGAACTTGGAGGCTGTGGAAACCCTGGGTTCAACCTCTACCATCTGCTCCGACAAGACTGGCACCCTCACTCAGAACCGTATGACAGTCGCTCACATGTGGTTTGACAACACCATCATTGAGGCAGATACCTCAGAGGACCAATCTGGCTGCCAGTACGACAAGACTTCTGAGGGATGGAAGGCTCTCTCCCGAATTGCTGCTCTCTGCAACCGTGCCGAATTCAAGACAGGTCAGGAAGATGTTCCCATTCTGAAACGAGAAGTGAACGGTGATGCTTCCGAGGCTGCTCTGCTGAAGTGTGTGGAACTTGCCATAGGAGATGTGAGGGGCTGGCGCTCCCGCAACAAGAAGGTCTGTGAGATTCCTTTCAACTCCACCAACAAGTACCAGGTGTCTATCCACGAGACCCAGGACAAGAACGACCTCCGCTACCTGCTTGTAATGAAGGGTGCTCCAGAGAGGATCCTCGAACGATGCTCTACTATCTTCATGAATGGCGAGGAGAAGCCTTTggatgaggagatgaaggaatctTTCAACAATGCTTACTTGGAGTTGGGTGGGCTTGGAGAGCGTGTGCTAGGCTTTTGTGACTATGTCCTGCCCTCCGACAAGTATCCCCTTGGCTATCCCTTCGATGCTGATGCTGTTAACTTCCCTGTGCACGGTCTTCGGTTTGTTGGGCTCATGTCCATGATTGATCCTCCCCGTGCTGCCGTGCCCGACGCTGTGGCCAAGTGCCGTTCTGCTGGTATCAAGGTCATCATGGTTACTGGTGATCACCCTATCACTGCCAAGGCCATTGCCAAGTCTGTGGGTATCATTTCTGAGGGCAATGAGACTGTGGAGGACATTGCCCAAAGACTCAACATTCCCATCAAGGAGGTTGACCCCCGCGAGGCCAAGGCTGCTGTGGTCCACGGCTCCGAGTTGAGGGACATGACTTCTGAACAGCTGGATGACGTCCTTATCCATCACACTGAGATTGTGTTCGCCCGTACCTCCCCACAGCAGAAGCTCATCATTGTGGAGGGCTGCCAGCGTATGGGAGCCATTGTAGCTGTAACTGGAGATGGTGTAAATGACTCCCCTGCCCTCAAGAAGGCCGATATTG GTGTGGCCATGGGTATTGCTGGATCCGACGTGTCTAAGCAGGCTGCTGACATGATCCTGTTGGATGACAACTTTGCTTCTATTGTCACTGGTGTAGAAGAGGGCAGGCTTATTTTTGATAACCTGAAGAAATCTATTGCCTACACCCTCACCTCCAACATCCCTGAGATCTCccccttcttgttcttcatgatTGCCTCCGTGCCTCTTCCTCTGGGCACCGTCACCATTCTCTGCATTGATCTGGGTACTGACATG GTCCCAGCCATTTCCCTTGCCTATGAAGCGGCTGAGTCTGATATAATGAAGCGTCAGCCCCGCAATCCGTTCACCGACAAGCTTGTGAACGAGAG GCTCATCTCCATGGCCTATGGTCAAATTGGCATGATCCAGGCTCTGGCTGGATTCTATGTGTACTTTGTCATCATGGCTGAGAACGGGTTcctgcctcccatcctctttgGCATCCGTGAGCAGTGGGACTCCAAGGCCATCAACGATCTGGAGGATTACTATGGCCAGGAATGG ACATATCATGACCGCAAGATCCTTGAGTACACCTGCCACACTGCGTTCTTTGTGGCCattgtggtggtgcagtgggcTGACTTGATCATCTGTAAGACTCGCCGTAACTCCATCCTTCACCAGGGCATGAA GAACATGGTGCTTAACTTTGGATTGTGTTTCGAAACTACACTGGCTGCCTTCCTCTCCTACACACCAGGCATGGACAAAGGTCTAAGGATGTATCCCCTCAA ATTCTACTGGTGGCTGCCAGCTCTCCCGTTCTCATTACTCATCTTTGTGTACGACGAGTGTCGCCGGTTCGTGCTGCGCAGGAACCCTGGTGGCTGGGTGGAGATGGAGACCTATTATTAA
- the LOC123501184 gene encoding sodium/potassium-transporting ATPase subunit alpha-like isoform X3 has translation MADTGRTDSYRHATDRNVPDDNRTVKGDPKSKKKNVKGKRKGEKEKDMDNLKQELELDEHKVPIEELFQRLSVNPDTGLTQAEARRRLERDGPNALTPPKQTPEWVKFCKNLFGGFSLLLWIGAILCFIAYSIEAASEEEPNNDNLYLGIVLTAVVIITGIFSYYQESKSSRIMESFKNLVPQYAIVIREGEKLNVQAEELCIGDIIDVKFGDRIPADMRVIEARGFKVDNSSLTGESEPQSRSPEFTSENPLETKNLAFFSTNAVEGTCKGIVINIGDNTVMGRIAGLASGLETGETPIAKEISHFIHIITGVAVFLGVTFFVIAFILGYHWLDAVVFLIGIIVANVPEGLLATVTVCLTLTAKRMAAKNCLVKNLEAVETLGSTSTICSDKTGTLTQNRMTVAHMWFDNTIIEADTSEDQSGCQYDKTSEGWKALSRIAALCNRAEFKTGQEDVPILKREVNGDASEAALLKCVELAIGDVRGWRSRNKKVCEIPFNSTNKYQVSIHETQDKNDLRYLLVMKGAPERILERCSTIFMNGEEKPLDEEMKESFNNAYLELGGLGERVLGFCDYVLPSDKYPLGYPFDADAVNFPVHGLRFVGLMSMIDPPRAAVPDAVAKCRSAGIKVIMVTGDHPITAKAIAKSVGIISEGNETVEDIAQRLNIPIKEVDPREAKAAVVHGSELRDMTSEQLDDVLIHHTEIVFARTSPQQKLIIVEGCQRMGAIVAVTGDGVNDSPALKKADIGVAMGIAGSDVSKQAADMILLDDNFASIVTGVEEGRLIFDNLKKSIAYTLTSNIPEISPFLFFMIASVPLPLGTVTILCIDLGTDMVPAISLAYEAAESDIMKRQPRDPWHDKLVNYRLISMAYGQIGMIQALAGFYVYFVIMAENGFLPPILFGIREQWDSKAINDLEDYYGQEWTYHDRKILEYTCHTAFFVAIVVVQWADLIICKTRRNSILHQGMKNMVLNFGLCFETTLAAFLSYTPGMDKGLRMYPLKFYWWLPALPFSLLIFVYDECRRFVLRRNPGGWVEMETYY, from the exons ATGGCTGAc ACGGGCAGAACAGATTCGTACCGCCACGCTACGGATCGTAACGTCCCTGATGATAACCGAACTGTGAAGGGAGACCCCAAG tcaaaaaagaagaatgtcaaggggaagaggaaaggggagaaggagaaggatatggACAACCTGAAACAGGAATTGGAACTTGATGAACACAAGGTCCCCATAGAAGAACTCTTTCAGCGCCTCTCCGTCAATCCTGACACA GGTTTGACACAAGCTGAGGCCCGTCGCAGGTTAGAAAGGGATGGCCCCAACGCCCTCACCCCTCCCAAGCAAACTCCAGAATGGGTCAAATTTTGCAAGAACCTGTTTGGTGGATTCTCACTGCTGCTGTGGATTGGTGCCATTCTCTGCTTCATTGCTTACTCCATTGAGGCTGCATCAGAGGAGGAacccaataatgataat CTGTACTTGGGCATTGTGCTCACCGCTGTCGTAATCATCACAGGCATCTTCTCGTACTACCAGGAGAGCAAGAGTTCCCGCATCATGGAGTCCTTCAAAAACCTTGTTCCTCAA TATGCCATTGTCATCCGTGAGGGTGAGAAACTGAATGTGCAGGCTGAAGAACTATGCATAGGTGACATCATTGACGTCAAGTTTGGTGATCGTATCCCTGCTGACATGCGAGTCATTGAAGCTCGAGGTTTCAAG GTCGACAACTCTTCACTCACTGGTGAGTCTGAGCCACAGAGTCGCTCTCCTGAATTCACATCTGAGAATCCTCTTGAGACCAAGAACCTTGCCTTCTTTTCCACCAATGCTGTTGAAG GTACTTGCAAGGGTATTGTAATCAATATTGGTGACAACACTGTGATGGGTCGCATTGCTGGTCTGGCCTCTGGCTTGGAAACTGGAGAGACTCCAATTGCCAAGGAGATCAGTCACTTCATCCACATCATTACTGGTGTGGCCGTCTTCCTGGGTGTTACATTCTTCGTCATTGCCTTCATCCTGG GTTACCATTGGCTGGATGCTGTTGTGTTCCTCATTGGTATCATTGTGGCCAATGTGCCCGAGGGTCTGCTGGCCACTGTCACCGTGTGTCTCACCCTCACTGCCAAGCGTATGGCTGCCAAGAACTGCTTGGTGAAGAACTTGGAGGCTGTGGAAACCCTGGGTTCAACCTCTACCATCTGCTCCGACAAGACTGGCACCCTCACTCAGAACCGTATGACAGTCGCTCACATGTGGTTTGACAACACCATCATTGAGGCAGATACCTCAGAGGACCAATCTGGCTGCCAGTACGACAAGACTTCTGAGGGATGGAAGGCTCTCTCCCGAATTGCTGCTCTCTGCAACCGTGCCGAATTCAAGACAGGTCAGGAAGATGTTCCCATTCTGAAACGAGAAGTGAACGGTGATGCTTCCGAGGCTGCTCTGCTGAAGTGTGTGGAACTTGCCATAGGAGATGTGAGGGGCTGGCGCTCCCGCAACAAGAAGGTCTGTGAGATTCCTTTCAACTCCACCAACAAGTACCAGGTGTCTATCCACGAGACCCAGGACAAGAACGACCTCCGCTACCTGCTTGTAATGAAGGGTGCTCCAGAGAGGATCCTCGAACGATGCTCTACTATCTTCATGAATGGCGAGGAGAAGCCTTTggatgaggagatgaaggaatctTTCAACAATGCTTACTTGGAGTTGGGTGGGCTTGGAGAGCGTGTGCTAGGCTTTTGTGACTATGTCCTGCCCTCCGACAAGTATCCCCTTGGCTATCCCTTCGATGCTGATGCTGTTAACTTCCCTGTGCACGGTCTTCGGTTTGTTGGGCTCATGTCCATGATTGATCCTCCCCGTGCTGCCGTGCCCGACGCTGTGGCCAAGTGCCGTTCTGCTGGTATCAAGGTCATCATGGTTACTGGTGATCACCCTATCACTGCCAAGGCCATTGCCAAGTCTGTGGGTATCATTTCTGAGGGCAATGAGACTGTGGAGGACATTGCCCAAAGACTCAACATTCCCATCAAGGAGGTTGACCCCCGCGAGGCCAAGGCTGCTGTGGTCCACGGCTCCGAGTTGAGGGACATGACTTCTGAACAGCTGGATGACGTCCTTATCCATCACACTGAGATTGTGTTCGCCCGTACCTCCCCACAGCAGAAGCTCATCATTGTGGAGGGCTGCCAGCGTATGGGAGCCATTGTAGCTGTAACTGGAGATGGTGTAAATGACTCCCCTGCCCTCAAGAAGGCCGATATTG GTGTGGCCATGGGTATTGCTGGATCCGACGTGTCTAAGCAGGCTGCTGACATGATCCTGTTGGATGACAACTTTGCTTCTATTGTCACTGGTGTAGAAGAGGGCAGGCTTATTTTTGATAACCTGAAGAAATCTATTGCCTACACCCTCACCTCCAACATCCCTGAGATCTCccccttcttgttcttcatgatTGCCTCCGTGCCTCTTCCTCTGGGCACCGTCACCATTCTCTGCATTGATCTGGGTACTGACATG GTCCCGGCCATTTCCCTGGCCTATGAGGCTGCTGAATCAGACATTATGAAGCGCCAGCCACGAGACCCGTGGCACGACAAGCTCGTGAACTACAG GCTCATCTCCATGGCCTATGGTCAAATTGGCATGATCCAGGCTCTGGCTGGATTCTATGTGTACTTTGTCATCATGGCTGAGAACGGGTTcctgcctcccatcctctttgGCATCCGTGAGCAGTGGGACTCCAAGGCCATCAACGATCTGGAGGATTACTATGGCCAGGAATGG ACATATCATGACCGCAAGATCCTTGAGTACACCTGCCACACTGCGTTCTTTGTGGCCattgtggtggtgcagtgggcTGACTTGATCATCTGTAAGACTCGCCGTAACTCCATCCTTCACCAGGGCATGAA GAACATGGTGCTTAACTTTGGATTGTGTTTCGAAACTACACTGGCTGCCTTCCTCTCCTACACACCAGGCATGGACAAAGGTCTAAGGATGTATCCCCTCAA ATTCTACTGGTGGCTGCCAGCTCTCCCGTTCTCATTACTCATCTTTGTGTACGACGAGTGTCGCCGGTTCGTGCTGCGCAGGAACCCTGGTGGCTGGGTGGAGATGGAGACCTATTATTAA
- the LOC123501184 gene encoding sodium/potassium-transporting ATPase subunit alpha-like isoform X6 has protein sequence MADSKKKNVKGKRKGEKEKDMDNLKQELELDEHKVPIEELFQRLSVNPDTGLTQAEARRRLERDGPNALTPPKQTPEWVKFCKNLFGGFSLLLWIGAILCFIAYSIEAASEEEPNNDNLYLGIVLTAVVIITGIFSYYQESKSSRIMESFKNLVPQYAIVIREGEKLNVQAEELCIGDIIDVKFGDRIPADMRVIEARGFKVDNSSLTGESEPQSRSPEFTSENPLETKNLAFFSTNAVEGTCKGIVINIGDNTVMGRIAGLASGLETGETPIAKEISHFIHIITGVAVFLGVTFFVIAFILGYHWLDAVVFLIGIIVANVPEGLLATVTVCLTLTAKRMAAKNCLVKNLEAVETLGSTSTICSDKTGTLTQNRMTVAHMWFDNTIIEADTSEDQSGCQYDKTSEGWKALSRIAALCNRAEFKTGQEDVPILKREVNGDASEAALLKCVELAIGDVRGWRSRNKKVCEIPFNSTNKYQVSIHETQDKNDLRYLLVMKGAPERILERCSTIFMNGEEKPLDEEMKESFNNAYLELGGLGERVLGFCDYVLPSDKYPLGYPFDADAVNFPVHGLRFVGLMSMIDPPRAAVPDAVAKCRSAGIKVIMVTGDHPITAKAIAKSVGIISEGNETVEDIAQRLNIPIKEVDPREAKAAVVHGSELRDMTSEQLDDVLIHHTEIVFARTSPQQKLIIVEGCQRMGAIVAVTGDGVNDSPALKKADIGVAMGIAGSDVSKQAADMILLDDNFASIVTGVEEGRLIFDNLKKSIAYTLTSNIPEISPFLFFMIASVPLPLGTVTILCIDLGTDMVPAISLAYEEAESDIMKRQPRNPFTDKLVNERLISMAYGQIGMIQALAGFYVYFVIMAENGFLPPILFGIREQWDSKAINDLEDYYGQEWTYHDRKILEYTCHTAFFVAIVVVQWADLIICKTRRNSILHQGMKNMVLNFGLCFETTLAAFLSYTPGMDKGLRMYPLKFYWWLPALPFSLLIFVYDECRRFVLRRNPGGWVEMETYY, from the exons ATGGCTGAc tcaaaaaagaagaatgtcaaggggaagaggaaaggggagaaggagaaggatatggACAACCTGAAACAGGAATTGGAACTTGATGAACACAAGGTCCCCATAGAAGAACTCTTTCAGCGCCTCTCCGTCAATCCTGACACA GGTTTGACACAAGCTGAGGCCCGTCGCAGGTTAGAAAGGGATGGCCCCAACGCCCTCACCCCTCCCAAGCAAACTCCAGAATGGGTCAAATTTTGCAAGAACCTGTTTGGTGGATTCTCACTGCTGCTGTGGATTGGTGCCATTCTCTGCTTCATTGCTTACTCCATTGAGGCTGCATCAGAGGAGGAacccaataatgataat CTGTACTTGGGCATTGTGCTCACCGCTGTCGTAATCATCACAGGCATCTTCTCGTACTACCAGGAGAGCAAGAGTTCCCGCATCATGGAGTCCTTCAAAAACCTTGTTCCTCAA TATGCCATTGTCATCCGTGAGGGTGAGAAACTGAATGTGCAGGCTGAAGAACTATGCATAGGTGACATCATTGACGTCAAGTTTGGTGATCGTATCCCTGCTGACATGCGAGTCATTGAAGCTCGAGGTTTCAAG GTCGACAACTCTTCACTCACTGGTGAGTCTGAGCCACAGAGTCGCTCTCCTGAATTCACATCTGAGAATCCTCTTGAGACCAAGAACCTTGCCTTCTTTTCCACCAATGCTGTTGAAG GTACTTGCAAGGGTATTGTAATCAATATTGGTGACAACACTGTGATGGGTCGCATTGCTGGTCTGGCCTCTGGCTTGGAAACTGGAGAGACTCCAATTGCCAAGGAGATCAGTCACTTCATCCACATCATTACTGGTGTGGCCGTCTTCCTGGGTGTTACATTCTTCGTCATTGCCTTCATCCTGG GTTACCATTGGCTGGATGCTGTTGTGTTCCTCATTGGTATCATTGTGGCCAATGTGCCCGAGGGTCTGCTGGCCACTGTCACCGTGTGTCTCACCCTCACTGCCAAGCGTATGGCTGCCAAGAACTGCTTGGTGAAGAACTTGGAGGCTGTGGAAACCCTGGGTTCAACCTCTACCATCTGCTCCGACAAGACTGGCACCCTCACTCAGAACCGTATGACAGTCGCTCACATGTGGTTTGACAACACCATCATTGAGGCAGATACCTCAGAGGACCAATCTGGCTGCCAGTACGACAAGACTTCTGAGGGATGGAAGGCTCTCTCCCGAATTGCTGCTCTCTGCAACCGTGCCGAATTCAAGACAGGTCAGGAAGATGTTCCCATTCTGAAACGAGAAGTGAACGGTGATGCTTCCGAGGCTGCTCTGCTGAAGTGTGTGGAACTTGCCATAGGAGATGTGAGGGGCTGGCGCTCCCGCAACAAGAAGGTCTGTGAGATTCCTTTCAACTCCACCAACAAGTACCAGGTGTCTATCCACGAGACCCAGGACAAGAACGACCTCCGCTACCTGCTTGTAATGAAGGGTGCTCCAGAGAGGATCCTCGAACGATGCTCTACTATCTTCATGAATGGCGAGGAGAAGCCTTTggatgaggagatgaaggaatctTTCAACAATGCTTACTTGGAGTTGGGTGGGCTTGGAGAGCGTGTGCTAGGCTTTTGTGACTATGTCCTGCCCTCCGACAAGTATCCCCTTGGCTATCCCTTCGATGCTGATGCTGTTAACTTCCCTGTGCACGGTCTTCGGTTTGTTGGGCTCATGTCCATGATTGATCCTCCCCGTGCTGCCGTGCCCGACGCTGTGGCCAAGTGCCGTTCTGCTGGTATCAAGGTCATCATGGTTACTGGTGATCACCCTATCACTGCCAAGGCCATTGCCAAGTCTGTGGGTATCATTTCTGAGGGCAATGAGACTGTGGAGGACATTGCCCAAAGACTCAACATTCCCATCAAGGAGGTTGACCCCCGCGAGGCCAAGGCTGCTGTGGTCCACGGCTCCGAGTTGAGGGACATGACTTCTGAACAGCTGGATGACGTCCTTATCCATCACACTGAGATTGTGTTCGCCCGTACCTCCCCACAGCAGAAGCTCATCATTGTGGAGGGCTGCCAGCGTATGGGAGCCATTGTAGCTGTAACTGGAGATGGTGTAAATGACTCCCCTGCCCTCAAGAAGGCCGATATTG GTGTGGCCATGGGTATTGCTGGATCCGACGTGTCTAAGCAGGCTGCTGACATGATCCTGTTGGATGACAACTTTGCTTCTATTGTCACTGGTGTAGAAGAGGGCAGGCTTATTTTTGATAACCTGAAGAAATCTATTGCCTACACCCTCACCTCCAACATCCCTGAGATCTCccccttcttgttcttcatgatTGCCTCCGTGCCTCTTCCTCTGGGCACCGTCACCATTCTCTGCATTGATCTGGGTACTGACATG GTGCCTGCCATTTCCCTTGCCTATGAAGAAGCTGAGTCAGATATTATGAAGCGCCAGCCCAGAAATCCCTTCACGGACAAGCTTGTGAACGAGAG GCTCATCTCCATGGCCTATGGTCAAATTGGCATGATCCAGGCTCTGGCTGGATTCTATGTGTACTTTGTCATCATGGCTGAGAACGGGTTcctgcctcccatcctctttgGCATCCGTGAGCAGTGGGACTCCAAGGCCATCAACGATCTGGAGGATTACTATGGCCAGGAATGG ACATATCATGACCGCAAGATCCTTGAGTACACCTGCCACACTGCGTTCTTTGTGGCCattgtggtggtgcagtgggcTGACTTGATCATCTGTAAGACTCGCCGTAACTCCATCCTTCACCAGGGCATGAA GAACATGGTGCTTAACTTTGGATTGTGTTTCGAAACTACACTGGCTGCCTTCCTCTCCTACACACCAGGCATGGACAAAGGTCTAAGGATGTATCCCCTCAA ATTCTACTGGTGGCTGCCAGCTCTCCCGTTCTCATTACTCATCTTTGTGTACGACGAGTGTCGCCGGTTCGTGCTGCGCAGGAACCCTGGTGGCTGGGTGGAGATGGAGACCTATTATTAA